The sequence below is a genomic window from Halomonas halophila.
CTGCCGGTGGCGTCCTGATGGATGGCGATCAGGTCGGGGATACCGCCGCCCTTGACGAACTCGGAGCGCACGGTGTGGCCCGGGGCCTTCGGCGCGATCATGATCACGTCGAGGTCGGCGCGCGGCACGATCTGGTTGTAGTGGATGTTGAAGCCGTGAGCGAAGGCCAGGGTCGCGCCCTGCTTCAGGTTCGGCTCGATCTGCTGCTCGTAGATGGCCTTCTGATTCTCGTCCGGCGCCAGCACCATCACCACGTCGGCGGCCCTGGAGGCCTCTTCGACGGAAGCGACCTTGAGACCGGCGGCCTCGGCCTTGGCGGCGGAGGAGGAACCTTCACGCAGCGCGACGACGACGTCGACACCGGACTCCTTCAGGTTGTTGGCGTGAGCGTGACCCTGGGAGCCATAACCCACGATGGCCACCTGCTTGCCCTGGATGAGGGAGAGATCGCAGTCCTTGTCGTAATAAACGCGCATGTGAGGCTCCTGAAAACGAGTATGAGAAAGAGGTGTCAGCGTTGATGGCCACCCGCGCCGTCTTGTCGCGGCGCTGGGCGTCAGGCCCCGGGTCTGCGTGCCCGGTCGATGCATCGACTCTACGCCAGGCACTTCATTGCGTAAAACGCTATATTTGCAATGTCATATCCCGAAATGTGAAATACTCAGCCCATGGACATGCGCCCCCTGAAGCACTTCCTCGCCCTGGCCGACACCCTGCACTTCGGCCGTGCCAGCGAGGCCTGCCACGTCAGTCCCTCCACCCTCTCGCGGTCGATCCGCCAGCTGGAGGAAAGCCTCGGCGTGCGCCTCTTCGAGCGCGACAACCGCCACGTGACGCTGACCCGCCAGGGCCATCAGTTCCACGACTATGCCCGGGACGCCCTGGAGGAATGGGAACGGCTGCGCCAGTCGATGATGAGCGAGGCCCAGGCGCTGACGGGGGAAATCAGCATCTACTGCTCGGTGACCGCCAGCTACAGCTTCCTCTACGACCTGCTCAGCGAGTTCCGCACCCGCCACCCGGGCATCGAGCTCAAGTTGCACACCGGCGACCCCGCCCAGTCGATGCCAAGAGTACTGGCCGGCAACGAGGACATGGCGATCACCCTGAGGCCGCGTCGACTGCCCGAGGCCCTGGCCTTCAAGTCGCTGACCCGCTCGCCGCTGGTGTTCATCGCCCCGAGGGAGCCTCAGTCATGGATCCCGGCCTCACCGGAGGCGTCCCGCCCCGAGCAGTGGCGGGACGTGCCGATGATCCTCTCGGAATCGGGGCTGTCGCGGGAGGTCAGCGACACCTGGTTCCGGGCGCTGGGCCTCAAGCCGCGCATCTACGCCCAGGTCTCGGGCCACGAGGCCATCGTCAGCATGGTCAGCCTGGGCTTCGGCGTCGGCGTGGTGCCGGGCATCGTGCTGGAGGCGAGCCCGCTGGCCGAGCGAGTCCGGGTGCTGCCGGTGAAGCCGGAGCTGCCCCACTACGACGTCGGACTGTGCGTACTCAACCGCCGGCTGAAGAGCCCGCTGATCCACGCCCTGTGGGCCGAGGTCGAGGAGCACGGCTGACGCTCCTTCCAGACACGAGAAAGCCGCCCCGTAGGGCGGCTTCTTCGATCGGGCGGATCAGCTCGAAATTACAGCGACAGGACCTTGTCGCCACGGGCGATCCCCGACACCCCCGTGCGCGCCACCTCGAGCAGCCCCACCGGGGACATCGCCTCGAGGAAGGCGTCCAGCTTGCTGGCGTCGCCGGTGATCTGGACGGTGTACTGGCTCGGCGTCACGTCGACGATCTGCGCGCGGAAGATGTCCACGGTGCGCTTCACCTCGTCCCGCGCCGCGCCCAGCGCCTTCACCTTGACCAGCATCAGCTCGCGCTCGATGTGGCTGCCCTCGGTCAGGTCCACCAGCTTGACCACGTCCACCAGCTTGTTGAGATGCTTGGTGATCTGCTCGATCACTCGATCGTCGCCGATGGTGGTCACGGTCAGACGCGACAGCGTCTCGTCGTCGGTGGGGGCCACGTTGAGAGTTTCGATGTTGAAGTTGCGCTGGGAAAACAGCCCCACCACGCGAGACAGGGCGCCCGGTTCGTTTTCCATCAGAATCGAGATGATATGGCGCATCAGGTCCGCTCCGTCTTGGAAAGCAGCATGTCACGCATGGAGCCCAGAGGCACCTGCATCGGATAGACGTGCTCGTGGGGGTCCACGGCGACGTCGAGGAACACCAGCTCGTCGTTGTCGGCGAAGGTCTTCTCCAACGCCGACTCGAGTTCCTCT
It includes:
- the ilvY gene encoding HTH-type transcriptional activator IlvY; the encoded protein is MDMRPLKHFLALADTLHFGRASEACHVSPSTLSRSIRQLEESLGVRLFERDNRHVTLTRQGHQFHDYARDALEEWERLRQSMMSEAQALTGEISIYCSVTASYSFLYDLLSEFRTRHPGIELKLHTGDPAQSMPRVLAGNEDMAITLRPRRLPEALAFKSLTRSPLVFIAPREPQSWIPASPEASRPEQWRDVPMILSESGLSREVSDTWFRALGLKPRIYAQVSGHEAIVSMVSLGFGVGVVPGIVLEASPLAERVRVLPVKPELPHYDVGLCVLNRRLKSPLIHALWAEVEEHG
- the ilvN gene encoding acetolactate synthase small subunit, whose product is MRHIISILMENEPGALSRVVGLFSQRNFNIETLNVAPTDDETLSRLTVTTIGDDRVIEQITKHLNKLVDVVKLVDLTEGSHIERELMLVKVKALGAARDEVKRTVDIFRAQIVDVTPSQYTVQITGDASKLDAFLEAMSPVGLLEVARTGVSGIARGDKVLSL